A window of the Actinomycetes bacterium genome harbors these coding sequences:
- a CDS encoding DUF4349 domain-containing protein, with the protein MRYAIKKFAILLIFVLVLAAAGTGCGSAFEMDEAAEAPARDQGGQAMATEEMSYAEAEAAPMEESADAGSSDYINTPPLERKIIQNSYIELEIGAGEFEDKLFEISDIAENNGGFVSSSESYSDAEGKLTSGRIIVRVPADKFDPVIDKVKALGQVKNISMSGQDVTEEYIDLQSRLRNLKVQEEVLLDLMEQSKSVKDSIEVQRELSNVQGEIEVLQGRLNYLDNMVSFSTIEVYLTEPTTIREASDWGFMDAIKRGAKGAVRVFNGLISTLIIISPVLVFVAIIVIIIWLIVKSVKRRRSRKKE; encoded by the coding sequence ATGAGATATGCTATAAAAAAATTTGCAATACTTTTAATTTTTGTTCTGGTTCTGGCGGCTGCAGGCACTGGTTGCGGTTCGGCTTTTGAAATGGATGAGGCGGCAGAAGCACCGGCCAGGGATCAGGGTGGACAGGCGATGGCAACTGAGGAAATGAGTTATGCCGAGGCCGAGGCGGCTCCCATGGAAGAATCGGCAGATGCAGGCTCTTCTGACTACATAAATACCCCACCCCTGGAGAGGAAGATAATTCAGAACTCCTATATTGAACTGGAGATAGGCGCGGGGGAGTTTGAGGATAAACTTTTTGAAATAAGTGATATAGCAGAGAATAATGGCGGTTTTGTTAGCAGTTCCGAAAGCTATTCTGATGCAGAAGGAAAGCTTACCAGCGGCAGGATAATAGTGAGAGTTCCTGCAGACAAGTTTGACCCGGTAATAGATAAAGTTAAAGCCCTGGGCCAGGTAAAAAATATAAGTATGTCCGGCCAGGATGTTACCGAAGAGTATATTGACCTGCAGAGCAGATTAAGGAATCTCAAGGTACAGGAAGAAGTGCTGCTGGATTTAATGGAGCAGTCAAAGTCGGTAAAGGACAGTATAGAAGTGCAGAGAGAACTGAGTAATGTGCAGGGTGAAATTGAGGTCCTTCAGGGAAGGCTCAACTACCTTGACAATATGGTCTCTTTCTCTACCATAGAGGTATATTTAACTGAACCTACCACCATCAGGGAAGCTTCTGACTGGGGGTTTATGGATGCAATAAAAAGGGGTGCAAAAGGTGCTGTAAGGGTGTTTAACGGACTTATTTCAACCCTGATAATAATAAGCCCGGTGTTAGTTTTTGTAGCTATAATAGTAATAATTATTTGGTTGATAGTGAAATCTGTAAAAAGAAGAAGATCCCGAAAAAAGGAGTGA
- the gltA gene encoding NADPH-dependent glutamate synthase, with the protein MIDKVNKKVKKKKVPRTEMPQQDPRQRIKNFNEVALGYSMEDALKEADRCLQCRKPKCIDGCPVEIDIKSFIDLIDQKKFDQAIDKIREKNSLPAICGRVCPQEDQCEKECILGIKDEPVAIGRLERFLGDMAIKKELADTGMLVEKEEAEKNSEHKTAVIGSGPAGLACASELAKMGYQVTIFEALHKAGGVLVYGIPEFRLPKKVLQKEIDSLKTMGVEIKLDMVIGKVLSVQELFDMGYESVFIATGAGLPYFMDIEGENLNGVYSANEYLTRSNLMKAYEFPGSDTPIKKAPKVAVVGGGNVAMDSARTAKRLGAEHVYLVYRRSEQEMPARKEEAEHAKEEGIEFVLLTNPVKIKGKDGWVDKLRVIKMDLGEPDQSGRRRPIPIEGSEYDLDVDVVVMAIGQGPNPLLLADTPKLKLNKWGNIEADLETGKTNMKGVFAGGDIVTGAATVILAMGAGKKAAHAIDNYIKSGKW; encoded by the coding sequence ATGATAGATAAAGTGAACAAAAAAGTTAAGAAGAAGAAAGTTCCCAGAACAGAAATGCCTCAGCAGGACCCCCGGCAGAGGATTAAAAATTTTAATGAAGTAGCCCTGGGTTACAGCATGGAGGATGCCTTAAAAGAAGCTGATAGATGTCTGCAGTGCAGGAAACCTAAATGTATTGATGGCTGCCCGGTGGAGATAGACATAAAGAGTTTTATAGATCTTATAGACCAGAAGAAATTTGATCAGGCCATAGATAAAATCAGGGAAAAGAATTCCCTTCCGGCTATATGCGGCAGGGTTTGTCCCCAGGAAGACCAATGTGAAAAAGAGTGCATTCTGGGAATAAAAGATGAGCCGGTAGCCATCGGAAGGCTGGAAAGATTTTTGGGAGATATGGCCATAAAAAAGGAATTAGCAGATACGGGCATGCTGGTAGAGAAAGAGGAAGCAGAAAAGAACTCAGAACATAAAACTGCTGTTATTGGCAGCGGGCCTGCAGGATTGGCCTGTGCCAGTGAACTGGCAAAGATGGGGTATCAGGTAACCATATTTGAGGCACTTCACAAGGCAGGAGGAGTACTGGTATATGGAATTCCTGAATTCAGATTACCCAAAAAGGTATTGCAAAAAGAAATAGACAGCTTGAAGACTATGGGAGTGGAGATAAAGCTGGATATGGTTATAGGGAAAGTCTTGTCTGTACAGGAACTTTTTGATATGGGTTATGAGTCTGTGTTTATAGCCACCGGGGCAGGCCTTCCTTATTTTATGGATATTGAAGGGGAGAACCTGAATGGAGTATATTCTGCCAATGAGTACCTTACCCGGTCTAATTTGATGAAAGCTTATGAATTTCCCGGTTCTGACACCCCTATAAAGAAAGCTCCAAAGGTAGCGGTGGTTGGCGGTGGAAATGTGGCAATGGATTCTGCCAGGACCGCCAAGAGGCTTGGCGCCGAACATGTGTATCTGGTATATAGAAGAAGCGAGCAGGAAATGCCGGCACGAAAAGAAGAGGCTGAACATGCTAAAGAAGAAGGTATAGAGTTTGTGCTGCTTACTAATCCGGTGAAAATCAAGGGAAAAGACGGCTGGGTAGATAAGCTTAGAGTAATTAAGATGGACCTGGGGGAGCCGGACCAGTCCGGCAGGAGGAGACCCATCCCCATTGAAGGCTCCGAGTATGACCTGGACGTTGATGTGGTGGTAATGGCTATCGGTCAGGGTCCCAATCCTTTGCTGTTGGCTGATACCCCCAAACTGAAGCTTAACAAGTGGGGAAATATAGAGGCTGACCTGGAGACAGGCAAGACTAATATGAAAGGGGTATTTGCAGGTGGCGATATTGTAACCGGAGCTGCTACGGTTATTCTGGCTATGGGCGCTGGCAAAAAAGCTGCCCATGCTATTGATAACTATATAAAAAGCGGAAAATGGTAA
- a CDS encoding sulfide/dihydroorotate dehydrogenase-like FAD/NAD-binding protein, producing MYKIIGKKKLTSDIDRFEVEAPLVARKAAAGQFVVIRVCEEGERIPLTIADFDPDRGLISLVSMIAGKTTSKLSRLEPGDSLTDVVGPLGKPSEIENFGNVVCVGGGVGIAPVMPIARALKQAGNYVVSIIGARNSQGLILEKKMEEVSNRLFICTDDGSKGFGGFVSEFLDKFLKEESLSVDRVVAIGPAPMMAAVSEVTRPYGIKTIVSLNSIMVDGTGMCGACRVEVGDETKFVCVDGPEFDGHQVNFKLLFARQKMYCTEEQKAHKDYQHECGCKSHG from the coding sequence TTGTATAAAATAATTGGTAAAAAAAAGCTAACTTCAGATATAGACAGGTTCGAAGTAGAAGCACCATTGGTGGCCAGAAAGGCAGCAGCGGGGCAGTTTGTAGTTATAAGGGTTTGTGAAGAAGGGGAGCGCATACCGCTGACTATAGCTGATTTTGATCCAGACCGTGGGCTCATATCGCTGGTGTCAATGATTGCCGGAAAAACTACCAGCAAGCTTTCCAGGCTGGAACCCGGAGACAGCCTAACAGATGTGGTGGGACCCCTGGGCAAACCCAGTGAAATAGAAAATTTTGGTAATGTGGTCTGTGTGGGGGGCGGAGTAGGAATAGCCCCGGTTATGCCCATTGCCAGGGCTCTTAAACAGGCCGGAAATTATGTTGTATCCATTATAGGAGCCAGAAACAGCCAGGGGCTTATACTTGAAAAAAAGATGGAGGAAGTCAGTAACCGCCTTTTTATTTGCACTGATGACGGCAGTAAAGGTTTTGGCGGTTTTGTTTCGGAATTTTTAGACAAATTCTTAAAGGAAGAAAGCCTTTCGGTGGATAGGGTGGTAGCAATTGGTCCTGCACCCATGATGGCTGCAGTCAGCGAAGTAACCAGGCCTTATGGCATAAAAACTATAGTTTCCCTGAACTCTATAATGGTGGATGGCACCGGGATGTGCGGAGCCTGCAGGGTGGAAGTAGGCGATGAGACTAAATTTGTATGTGTGGATGGTCCCGAGTTTGACGGTCATCAAGTAAATTTCAAATTATTGTTTGCCAGACAAAAAATGTATTGTACAGAAGAACAAAAGGCACATAAGGATTACCAGCATGAATGTGGCTGCAAATCTCATGGCTAA